Proteins encoded in a region of the Microbacterium neungamense genome:
- a CDS encoding dihydrofolate reductase family protein — protein MGSIIVEQIVSADGYAVDELGGIDFFWEADFGDESDPASEQMHRLARVDAVLFGRRTYEMFAAYWPERTAEEEAVATYVNGLPKYVLSSTLERAPWGEGEIAVLSGTATDAAELLRSRHGDVIVWGSLDLTDALFWAGQVDVLRLRILPVVLGAGRSFAPAGMPHLRLELDHTEAGPTGIVTIEYRAAGDRTGGAASLS, from the coding sequence ATGGGCAGCATCATCGTGGAACAGATCGTCTCCGCCGACGGATACGCCGTCGACGAGCTCGGCGGCATCGACTTCTTCTGGGAGGCCGACTTCGGCGACGAGTCCGATCCGGCGTCCGAGCAGATGCACCGGCTCGCGCGGGTGGACGCCGTGCTGTTCGGACGCCGCACGTACGAGATGTTCGCCGCGTACTGGCCGGAGCGCACCGCCGAGGAGGAGGCCGTCGCGACGTACGTGAACGGGCTGCCCAAATACGTGCTGTCGTCCACCCTGGAACGCGCACCGTGGGGCGAGGGCGAGATCGCCGTGCTCTCGGGAACGGCGACGGATGCCGCGGAGCTGCTGCGCTCCCGTCACGGGGACGTGATCGTGTGGGGCAGCCTCGACCTCACCGACGCCCTCTTCTGGGCCGGCCAGGTCGACGTCCTCCGCCTGAGGATCCTGCCGGTCGTGCTCGGCGCCGGCCGATCCTTCGCCCCCGCGGGCATGCCGCACCTCCGGCTGGAACTGGATCACACCGAGGCGGGCCCCACCGGCATCGTCACCATCGAGTACCGCGCGGCCGGGGATCGCACCGGAGGGGCGGCGTCCCTCTCCTAG
- the gatC gene encoding Asp-tRNA(Asn)/Glu-tRNA(Gln) amidotransferase subunit GatC has protein sequence MSEITPDLVRHLGVLARIKLTDDEVTQLTGQLDVIVDNIAKVSQVATPDVVATSHPIAMHNVFRPDVVGRTLTQDQALQNAPDAAEGRFRVTAILGEEQ, from the coding sequence GTGTCTGAAATCACCCCCGATCTCGTGCGCCATCTCGGCGTGCTCGCGCGCATCAAGCTCACCGACGACGAGGTGACACAGCTGACCGGTCAGCTCGACGTCATCGTCGACAACATCGCGAAGGTGTCGCAGGTCGCCACCCCCGACGTCGTCGCGACCAGTCACCCGATCGCGATGCACAACGTGTTCCGGCCGGACGTCGTGGGTCGGACGCTGACGCAGGATCAGGCGCTGCAGAACGCACCGGATGCGGCGGAGGGCCGGTTCCGCGTCACCGCGATCCTGGGGGAGGAGCAGTGA